GGCCGCGACCTGGTCGACTCCGTGAAGCGCATCCGCAAGACCGGTGACGGCTTCGTCTGGCTGGGGCTGCACGAACCGACGGAGGACGAGTTCGCCGACATCGCCGACCTCTTCGGCCTGCACCCCCTGGCCGTCGAGGACGCGGTCCACGCACACCAGCGCCCGAAGGTGGAGCGGTACGACCAGACGCTGTTCGCCGTCTTCAAGACGGTCTGCTACGTGGAACACACCGAACTGACCGCGACCAGCGAGGTGGTGGACACCGGCGAGATCATGGTCTTCGTCGGCCGGGATTTCGTCATCACGGTCCGGCATGGCAGGCACGGCTCGCTCGGCCCGATGCGCGAGGAGCTGGAGTCCTCACCCGAGCAGCTCGCCCAGGGCCCGGCCGCCGTGCTGCACGCCCTCGCGGACCACGTCGTGGACGGTTATCTCGAGGCGACGGACGCCGTGCAGTCGGACATCGACCAGGTCGAGACCGCCGTGTTCGCCCCGGACGGCGCCCGGACCGACCCCGGCCGCATCTACCAGCTCAAGCGCGAACTGCTCGAACTGAAGCGGGCGGTGGTGCCGCTGGGCCGCCCGCTCCAGGTGCTCGCCACCCAGCCGATGCGCGTCATCGCCCCGGAGATACAGGCGTATTTCCGGGACGTCGACGACCACCTGAAGCGCGCCACCGAACAGATCGCCGCCTTCGACGAGTTGCTGAACTCGATCCTCCAGGCGCACCTGGCCCAGGTGACGGTCGCGCAGAACGAGGACATGCGGAAGATCACCGCATGGGCGGCGGTCATCGCGGTGCCGACGATGGTCTGCGGCATGTACGGCATGAACTTCGACCACATGCCGGAGCTGCACTGGCAGTTCGGCTATCCGATGGTCATGTCCTTGATCGCGGTGGCCTGTGTGGCGCTGTACCGCGGCTTCCGGAGGAACGGCTGGCTCTGAGGCGTCGCCCCTGGCCCGGCGAGCCGCCGACGTCACCCCTTGGCGTACACGCTCTCGACCCAGCCCGCGAGCTGGTCGTCGGTCAGGTGGACGGCCAGATCGGCCTCGCTGATCATGCCGACGAGCCGCTTGTTCTCGATCACCGGCAGCCTGCGGATCCGGTGGCCCTCCATCTCCCGCAGGACCGCGTCGACGTCGGCGCTCGCGTCGATCCAGCGCGGGGTGCCCTTGGCCATGTCGCCCGCGGTGATCCGGGACGGGTCGTGGCCCTTCGCCACACAGCCGACGACGATGTCGCGGTCGGTGAGGATGCCGCAGAGCCGTTCGTTCTCGTCGCTGATGGGCAGGGCGCCCACGTCGAGTTCACTCATCAGCTGCGCGGCGCGGTCCAGGGTCTCGTGCCTGGGTATCCACTGGGCACCCCGGTGCATGATGTCTCCGGCGGTGGTCATCACTACCTCCCGTTGCCGGGCAGTGTCCGGAGCGGCGACGCGAGGGCGCGCCTGGTCCCGGCCCTCCCCATTGTTGCGGCGGGCCGACCCGCACGCATCCGGAGTCCCCCTCACCCCGCTCGCCCGCTCCACGCCGGATGCCGCGGGTCGTCCGCGCGTACGACCACATCAGCCGTCGCCGCGGGGTCGACCTCCGACTCGTACCGTTCGAAGGCCGGCAGGGTCCACCGGTCACCCTCCGGCGTGCGCCGCGCCAGGGCCCCCGGCGAGAGCCGCACGTGCAGGGTCAGGTCGAACGGGAACCAGTGGCCGAGCAGCAGCGGGCCGTGCAGCAACAGCAGGCCGCCGGGCGGCAGCCGCACGTACGGGCTGCGGGTCGCCCGGTCGGCCACCGGGTCCCACAGGTCGGGCAGGACCCGCCCCGTGCCGCCGGGGTCGAGCGGCCCGAAGACCTCGCGCCAGAGCGCGCCGGTGTCGAACCAGCCGCTGTAGTACGCCTCCACGTCCTCGTGGCCGTACTCGAACCGCAGCGACGCGGGCCGCAGGAAGCCCTCCGTGCCGACCACGAGGGCGCTGCGCCCCCGCACCCGCAGCGCGTCGGCCACCCGGCGCGCCAGCTCACCGGTCCCGCCGATGCCGCCCGCGCCACCGGCCGGTGCCCCGTCGAAGGCGATGCGCGGCCAGGAGCCCCCGTCGGCCGTCTTCAGGCCGAGCAGTCGGTCGGCGAGCGTGTCGGCCAGTCGTTCCCAGGTGATCGGTTCGAGTCGCACGGGCCCATGATGCCGCGCGGGAGCGGAGCCACGGCTTCGCGGGGAGCGGGGCCGCTTCGTCGGGCGCGGTCCCGGGGATGAACAGGACATGGCAAGACCACCCGGCACTTCCGCCGCCCCCACCGGCCCTGCCGCTCCCACCGGCCCCCTGGTCGTCCAGCCGTTGAAGCGGCGGCGCTGCGCGGAGTGCGGCGCCGGACCGCTCGCGCTGCTCGCCCTGGAGGGCGGCGAGCCGCGCTGCCTGGACTGTGCCGACCTCGGACACCTCGTGTACC
The sequence above is a segment of the Streptomyces sp. Je 1-369 genome. Coding sequences within it:
- the corA gene encoding magnesium/cobalt transporter CorA, encoding MSMAGNLRKVTGLRKVGGLRGVGGLRKVARLARRGTRVDLSHPARSPLGSSVVNCVTYREGVRQPPGRDLVDSVKRIRKTGDGFVWLGLHEPTEDEFADIADLFGLHPLAVEDAVHAHQRPKVERYDQTLFAVFKTVCYVEHTELTATSEVVDTGEIMVFVGRDFVITVRHGRHGSLGPMREELESSPEQLAQGPAAVLHALADHVVDGYLEATDAVQSDIDQVETAVFAPDGARTDPGRIYQLKRELLELKRAVVPLGRPLQVLATQPMRVIAPEIQAYFRDVDDHLKRATEQIAAFDELLNSILQAHLAQVTVAQNEDMRKITAWAAVIAVPTMVCGMYGMNFDHMPELHWQFGYPMVMSLIAVACVALYRGFRRNGWL
- a CDS encoding CBS domain-containing protein yields the protein MTTAGDIMHRGAQWIPRHETLDRAAQLMSELDVGALPISDENERLCGILTDRDIVVGCVAKGHDPSRITAGDMAKGTPRWIDASADVDAVLREMEGHRIRRLPVIENKRLVGMISEADLAVHLTDDQLAGWVESVYAKG
- a CDS encoding uridine kinase, with protein sequence MRLEPITWERLADTLADRLLGLKTADGGSWPRIAFDGAPAGGAGGIGGTGELARRVADALRVRGRSALVVGTEGFLRPASLRFEYGHEDVEAYYSGWFDTGALWREVFGPLDPGGTGRVLPDLWDPVADRATRSPYVRLPPGGLLLLHGPLLLGHWFPFDLTLHVRLSPGALARRTPEGDRWTLPAFERYESEVDPAATADVVVRADDPRHPAWSGRAG